Genomic segment of Dromiciops gliroides isolate mDroGli1 chromosome 3, mDroGli1.pri, whole genome shotgun sequence:
CAATTGATTTTACTACAGGACTTCAGTGGGAGAAGATTCCTCCCCATGGAAAAGTCCATGAAACAACCAGACAGAAGGAAGGTGGCATGGAGAGACTTCCAGAAGGAAGAGGTGGTGGAGTtaggaaaaatgaagaattccAGGTAGCAAAAGCAGAAGCTAACTTGCAATGGCTGGAATCTCAACGACCTAACAAAGATAGAATGATGATGTCCAAACaggatgaggaagtagaggaTGGTGAGCAGGAGATAGATAATGATGAGGATGGTGacgatgatgaagaagatgaagtaCGGGTGATTGAatttaagaaaggaaatggagaagctTCTCACCTCAAGGAGGAAGGCAATGGCAGTAACGACTCCCCTCTGAGTAGCCCCAGTTCACATCCTATGACACCAGAGGAGCTCCCAGCCTTGGGGAAGAAGAATGATATTTCCAGATATACTTATTCAAGATACAACACAATATCCTATCGGAAAATTAAAAAGGGGAACACAAAGCAGAGAATTGATGAATTTGAGTCCATGTTGCATTTATAATTTACTTCCTTGAGACATTTCATTGCCCATCCTACtggagtcatcttttttttttcatatataaattcATAGTGTCTGGTGGAAGCTTAACCTCTTgtctttcatttgaaaattgtgTTCAAGTAGCCATAGGAAGAAAACTCCAATTTGGTTATCTTAAGTCAAGCAGCATTAGGTTTCTTCACTTACTTAACAGGATTTATATAGTTTAAAACTTTACTAATGCATCATCCTGTACATCAAGAACCAAAGTGAATCTGATAATGATCTGGCCACATAATTGGGAAAGGTAGCAAGTGAAGTAACCAAAGGAACAAGATGGCTTTGCAAGGCTATGTCTCTGTCTTGAAGTCTTTCTAGTTGTAAATCTAAAAAGCTTGGAAAGCCTGATATGAAACTTCAGAAATTTATAGTTGTTGGAGAGTTCAAATGAAGCACATTGTTTCATCGAATCCCATAAAGAATCTTCAaggtctcttcctccttccttcacatTGTCCTCTTGTGATGTGAAACTGTTATCTTGGACTTCTGAACAGTGAAAATTCTATATGCCCAGTCCCTTCGTGTTACCATTCATTGTGTCCCCTCACTGGAGGGGCTGAGCAGCTGTCAGCCGGGAGAATTCCGTTTGGTAAATGTTGGTATTATGTTCACCATTGAATCCATCTCATTGTAAGGCTGATGTATTGGGACAAGACAGAAGAGAAGTGGGCACCAGACCAAAGAGTTGCATTGAATGTTTTTACTTCTgtggtggtgtttttgttttgttttgtttatctaGGAAATCTATGCTAGTAGTTATATTCCCttcaaacaaagatgaaaatattagaatgattaaaaaaaataaagcctctCTTTCGTTCTGTGCCTTCACTCATTAACATGGActtgggaaaatttctaagtaaTTCAACCCAATTTTACTGTTTACCATGAGAGAGGAAATAATTACCTTTCCATGTTTTCTATATAGAACCTAAATGAATATTTTCAGTGGTATTTTTTACTGATACCTGGAACCAATAAGCTAATAGAATATTTAACTTATTAGTCTTGAGATGCTCCATTTGCCCTGCAAGGTTTGTAATTGATCAGTAATTCAAAtaatgtgcgtgtgtgtgtgtgtgtgtgtgtgtgcgcgtacGCGCGCACATGTTTAAGAAAGCAGAAGACCCAAAGAGTATCTCTATTAATTTGGGACTATTTTGATCCTGGGTTTTTGGtggttgctgtattttttttttcacttgaggCTTCAGTAAATATAATCATGAATTTTCTGCTCTATATAACAGGCATCTATTTTGGAGCTGCTGCTTAAAGACAGTTGCTTATTGTTTAAATGTAATACAGCTCTCATTGTTCAACAATTCAACAATTTGtatccttttcattttgggaataTCCCAGGGTTTGCTGTACATAGATTCTTGCTTATTTATGTGCAATCAATCCCCATTCACTTTGATtgcatttttattgaatttttgccTTAATACAAAGATTTATGTAGCATTATATGCTATTTGAAAAGTGTATTCAGTGACCACATGGACTAAATTGATAGTTTTGGTGACCACAaccctctgtttatctttttaaagaagGCACTTTCGACCGGACATTCCATTGAAATGTCCTCTCATTTCGATAATAAATATATCCAAAAGGCTTCAGTAAGCTTCTGTCAGGGTCATGCACCCTCCAAGGTGTCCCAAGATATAGGTCCTGATTTCAAGGAGATTTTGATTTAATGGTGTGGGGAGTAAAGTCATAGAATTACAAATTTAGAACTCCAAGGGAGCTTGAAAGTTAATTAGTCcaactattttatttatatatgagcaaacagaggctaagagtTGGGAGTAATCACAGAAAGCTCTAGTGAGAACCAGATTTGAACCTTCACAGAAGGCAGAGTTCACAGGGACCTTTAATACTGACTCCTGGAAATAGAATAAATAGTTCTATATATATGATTTGGGGATATGAGGGGAAAATAACAGAAACTTTCCTCCAGTGACAAAGCCAAGTGGAAACCTAAATTAATTATATGGTTAGCTGAATTACTTAATTCAAATTCTGGGGCATAAATGATTCCACAATTTACTATTTCACTCTGTAGCATAATATAATACTGTTCTTCAAAGAAAAGGACAATGTGGCTGACCTATCACCATTAGGATATAAATATGGCCAATTTCATAGTAGTGATTGATTTGTATGGAACCATCCTCATATGCACCTTTGTTACAAGTAGCacttatttgtgaaatgatggGACTGAATTTGTGGCCATGGGACAAAGCAAATCTCACATGGAAATTTAACTCATAATCTTGGCTTCATTAGCTCttgtgctctaaccactgaagTTAACCTGCTAGAGACAGTTTTGTCTATTGATATCTAAATATAGGATGTAGATAACTTGTGAATTTTTAACACTTCTTCAGGTTAATTTGGTCTTGTGGGTACATAGGTCATACTGTTTATTATAAGTGTTCTATATCAGTGCTCACTATAATAGAGGAACTACTGCCATCTTTGATTAAGGCCACAGATTTTAGTAATTCTAGGTGACCAATAGGTAACTGATGGGTATTTGACTTTCTTTTGTCAGGAAACCATAATCTTAGAAGTAAGGTGTCTCAttttgaaaacctcaaatgaagtAAAGAAAATCTCCCCCATCTGGTCCCTTCTAGCACAAACTGtgctagagagagggagaaaagctTTGGTTTCCAGTATAGAAGGAAGCTGGCTCACTCTGGGCCTGCTGATGTTTCTAATGCAATTTAGAAACTACAGTAAACATGaattaacaaaatttttttttctgtcaatatAAAATCTGCTTCATCAAATGCTATCattgaagaaaaatagaaaataccaTTATATTAACGGTTCAAATAAAGAAATGCTTTGTATTAGataatgtgtgtatgtttctGAATCTAGGTCTTGGTCTCTTTCTATCCTTTTAAGGTGCTCTATAATGAATTAGCTCCTCAAATTCATTAATGAATGATAGCTAGAAAGTATGCTAGTTCATAGTAAAAACATTTCATATCATTTAATTTGAACAGGCTTTTTTATTTCTgtagaattatataaaattttgaggCTTAAATATGTCTAGTTGATCAAATCATGGTTTACATACATAAGAGTTCTATTTTATAGGAATAATGAAAAATTACcttagaaataaattttatttctgattAAAAACACATCTTTCCACTCATCAGATTAATGGATTTCAACAACACTGAAGTTTGAATTCTATTCTTATATGttgattttcaaaatataatacttttggaatatattaaaatagtttagttttttaaagtGATGGAAGGAAAAACATTTCAAATGAGTAATAATGGAATTATtttgggaaaatgataaattacttaactagcataaaaaagaaatatacttggCCATATTATTAGAGTAACATATGGGCCCACTCACTGTTCTGGAAAAATCagataaaattagaaaagtaaCAAGACTAAATAGCAAATGGGGTACCAgtattcaaagagggaagagtactataataaatatgacaaaacATATAAATTATTGGGAGAGAGCAATGGATGACTAGTCTACAAAAGCAATGAAGACAATGAAGATAGCCGTGATAAATATggaaaaatacaaaatcaaaCACCTAAGTGTCTGCCTATTGATGGAGTACCTGTTCTGATGTGGAAAATATCTAGAATATTTACAAATCTCTCACATTTGTGTATACAGTGATTTGTTTATAATTCAAGTCACTGGGGACAAGCAAAATCATTTTGATTTTGGAAATCCACAGTTCAACTTCAAACTCTCCTTTACTCAATAGGTTTAAATTAGATACTACTTCCCCCGACTATTAAAATGTTTACTTATTAACTAATAGTAAaatttgttcatttgtgtctTACCCTCTTCTTTCCCACCTCTTCTAGAAAACAAACTATAAAATATCCACTGAGATAAGAACATAACAAGAGTGTGTGGAGGGGCTACACATTATATGGTTACACAGTGCTCTGTCTGACTTTTCAAGGAGATCAGTTTATCAGCTTGAGCAGGGATAAGGAAAAAGGGGGACTTGGCACTATCATTAACAGAGCAGAGTGGGGAAGTAGCTGCCTTTCCCTCCAACGCCACAGGAGCTGGTGCAGAACCACCAGACAGCTTTGAATCCATTTATAATGAAATGAGACCAGTGAGATTTGTGCTGGCCAGAAACAGCTCAGAAGCTAGTGACCTAATAAAGGCAAGAATGTAGAACAAGAGTGAAGGTTGATGGTCCTGTTAgtttcatcttgacttttgtttttgtccctAGGTTCATTGGAATATCAGTCAGGGATCATCAAGGTAGCTGAGGGGATCCTTGTCATCACAGTCTGTGTGGAGTTTTGCTGGTGCTTCCTGAAAACTTTTGGGAATATATAGACTAGCAATTGGAAATTTATAGGCATGAAAAAGAATTTTCCAATACAAAATCCGATTGGCTGGAGCCAAGGAATTTAAGCAAGGACTGTATAACTATTTGATTTGGGattagaaaattccttttaacCTCCATTAATTTAACATAAGAGCCTGAGCAAGAAGCTAAGGAGGAGCCCTGTGACCTTGCTCCCTCATTTTATCACTCTATATCAGTTATTGATCAGAGAGAACAGAGGAATAGAGCTTATATGTAGCAACCACCCCTGGACCCCCTCCACACATACCCCCATATCATCACATATACACATGCTTCTTTTTCCGTAGCCAGACAAAatggggagaaggaaataaaggactTTCCCCTCTATTTTTCTCCAAAACTTCTCCCCCCACTCTTCTTCCTTTGTATAATACATCCACACACCATCCCACATCAGTTGAATAGTAGGTACTGAAAATGAGGTCAGTCAATAATCCTTTCTAAGTGCCTACAAtctgtcaggcactatgctattgCTGAGaccacaaagaaaggcaaaagatagtccctgctttcaagaagctcacagtctaatgggaagacaacatgaaaatgacTGTgtccaaacaagctatatacagggtaAACTGGAGGTAATTCATAGTAGGAAGGCACTGGTATCAACATGGGATTTGAAAGGGCTACTTGTAAATGGTAATATttaagctgagatttgaaggaaggctgggagataaggagggagagagtattctaggcatggggaataaCTAGTGAAAATCTGAAGTCTGGAAAGAGAGTGTAAGTTGAGCACCTCAGTTAATaaatctgtatacatatatacaggcagacagagacacacatacatacatgcatgctatatacatacacacacatataaaagtcTATGACATTGGCCATGTTTTGGGGAATACCCCTTAAAGTgcaactctctgtctctgtgtctttgtctctctgctctgtctctcttttcatatatgtatgtgtgtatgtatatatatcatatgtacttatctacatataaaatgtatgcatatatacatatacacatatatgtgtaatgAATGTACCATttattaatgtgtatatatataaat
This window contains:
- the ERMN gene encoding LOW QUALITY PROTEIN: ermin (The sequence of the model RefSeq protein was modified relative to this genomic sequence to represent the inferred CDS: inserted 2 bases in 1 codon; substituted 1 base at 1 genomic stop codon) produces the protein MTEVPKASTLTEYNGNMSPEKEITEISDEVFIPDDLSKCHDADLSLEDSFPKGNLEESKYSRASMICNDLAXVFEEKKHREGXKKTEEDNFTVHKRIASFSLKETRADEMTSEDGLQWEKIPPHGKVHETTRQKEGGMERLPEGRGGGVRKNEEFQVAKAEANLQWLESQRPNKDRMMMSKQDEEVEDGEQEIDNDEDGDDDEEDEVRVIEFKKGNGEASHLKEEGNGSNDSPLSSPSSHPMTPEELPALGKKNDISRYTYSRYNTISYRKIKKGNTKQRIDEFESMLHL